A part of Chlorocebus sabaeus isolate Y175 chromosome 28, mChlSab1.0.hap1, whole genome shotgun sequence genomic DNA contains:
- the UPK3B gene encoding uroplakin-3b isoform X4 has translation MGLPRGQPLLGLHMLLMALNCLQPSLSLELVPYTPQITAWDLEGKVTATTFSLEQPRCVFDGHASAGDTVWLVVAFSNASRSFQNPETLADIPASPQLLTDGHYMTLPLSLDRLPCDDPMVGSGGAPVLRVGHDHGCHQRPFCNAPLPGPGPYREDPRIHRHLARAAKWQHDRCYLHPLFSERPPALGLLGSLYRTLLQPVVAGGGPGAAADRLLHGEALHDPPHPAQRGCHTASGLRAWPGPPPQPQPLAWPLCMGLGEVGCRERVHGALSQLLHPQAPSGLLAFPRRPAHPLPCLESQHQPPCLCLSGFSPSPNICKLHSGGFRGGSWADWTPSPHLHPHLCLT, from the exons ATGGGGCTCCCCCGGGGGCAGCCTCTCCTAGGGCTGCACATGCTCCTCATGGCACTGAACTGTCTCCAGCCCAGCCTGAGCCTGG AGCTGGTGCCCTACACGCCGCAGATAACAGCCTGGGACCTGGAAGGGAAGGTCACGGCCACCACCTTCTCCCTGGAGCAGCCGCGCTGTGTCTTCGACGGGCATGCCAGCGCCGGCGACACCGTCTGGCTCGTGGTGGCCTTCAGCAATG CCTCCAGGAGCTTCCAGAACCCAGAGACACTGGCTGACATCCCGGCCTCCCCACAGCTGCTGACCGATGGCCACTACATGACCCTGCCCCTGTCTCTGGACCGGCTGCCCTGTGACGACCCCATGGTGGGCAGCGGAGGTGCCCCCGTGCTGCGGGTGGGCCATGACCACGGTTGCCATCAGCGGCCCTTCTGCAACGCGCCCCTCCCTGGCCCTGGACCCTATCG GGAAGACCCCCGGATCCATCGACACCTGGCCAGGGCGGCGAAGTGGCAGCATGATCGTTGTTACCTCCATCCTCTCTTCTCTGAGCGGCCTCCTGCTCTTGGCCTTCTTGGCAGCCTCTACCGCACGCTT cTCCAGCCTGTGGTGGCCGGAGGAGGCCCCGGAGCAGCTGCGGATCGGCTCCTTCATGGGGAAGCGCTACATGACCCACCACATCCCGCCCAGCGAGGCTGCCACACTGCCAGTGGGCTGCGAGCCTGGCCAGgaccccctccccagcctcagcccctaGCCTGGCCTCTGTgcatggggctgggggaggtggggtgCAGGGAGCGAGTGCATGGTGCTCTGTCCCAGCTCCTGCACCCACAGGCCCCCTCAGGGCTGCTCGCCTTTCCCCGCCGACCAGCACACCCCCTAccctgcctggaatcccagcaccagcccccctgcctctgcctttccggtttctctccctctccaaaCATCTGTAAGTTGCACTCAGGAGGGTTTAGGGGAGGGTCATGGGCAGACTGGACACCCAgtccccacctccatccccacctcTGTCTCACCTGA
- the UPK3B gene encoding uroplakin-3b isoform X3, producing the protein MGLPRGQPLLGLHMLLMALNCLQPSLSLGEWGSWMDAASQTQGAGGPAGVIGPWAPTCLRLGEAAPGTPKPVSVAHLLSPVATELVPYTPQITAWDLEGKVTATTFSLEQPRCVFDGHASAGDTVWLVVAFSNASRSFQNPETLADIPASPQLLTDGHYMTLPLSLDRLPCDDPMVGSGGAPVLRVGHDHGCHQRPFCNAPLPGPGPYREDPRIHRHLARAAKWQHDRCYLHPLFSERPPALGLLGSLYRTLLQPVVAGGGPGAAADRLLHGEALHDPPHPAQRGCHTASGLRAWPGPPPQPQPLAWPLCMGLGEVGCRERVHGALSQLLHPQAPSGLLAFPRRPAHPLPCLESQHQPPCLCLSGFSPSPNICKLHSGGFRGGSWADWTPSPHLHPHLCLT; encoded by the exons ATGGGGCTCCCCCGGGGGCAGCCTCTCCTAGGGCTGCACATGCTCCTCATGGCACTGAACTGTCTCCAGCCCAGCCTGAGCCTGGGTGAGTGGGGGTCCTGGATGGACGCGGCCAGCCAGACCCAAGGGGCTGGGGGCCCTGCTGGAGTGATTGGACCCTGGGCGCCCACCTGCCTCCGACTGGGAGAGGCAGCCCCAGGGACCCCCAAGCCCGTCTCCGTGGCTCACCTTTTGTCCCCCGTGGCCACAGAGCTGGTGCCCTACACGCCGCAGATAACAGCCTGGGACCTGGAAGGGAAGGTCACGGCCACCACCTTCTCCCTGGAGCAGCCGCGCTGTGTCTTCGACGGGCATGCCAGCGCCGGCGACACCGTCTGGCTCGTGGTGGCCTTCAGCAATG CCTCCAGGAGCTTCCAGAACCCAGAGACACTGGCTGACATCCCGGCCTCCCCACAGCTGCTGACCGATGGCCACTACATGACCCTGCCCCTGTCTCTGGACCGGCTGCCCTGTGACGACCCCATGGTGGGCAGCGGAGGTGCCCCCGTGCTGCGGGTGGGCCATGACCACGGTTGCCATCAGCGGCCCTTCTGCAACGCGCCCCTCCCTGGCCCTGGACCCTATCG GGAAGACCCCCGGATCCATCGACACCTGGCCAGGGCGGCGAAGTGGCAGCATGATCGTTGTTACCTCCATCCTCTCTTCTCTGAGCGGCCTCCTGCTCTTGGCCTTCTTGGCAGCCTCTACCGCACGCTT cTCCAGCCTGTGGTGGCCGGAGGAGGCCCCGGAGCAGCTGCGGATCGGCTCCTTCATGGGGAAGCGCTACATGACCCACCACATCCCGCCCAGCGAGGCTGCCACACTGCCAGTGGGCTGCGAGCCTGGCCAGgaccccctccccagcctcagcccctaGCCTGGCCTCTGTgcatggggctgggggaggtggggtgCAGGGAGCGAGTGCATGGTGCTCTGTCCCAGCTCCTGCACCCACAGGCCCCCTCAGGGCTGCTCGCCTTTCCCCGCCGACCAGCACACCCCCTAccctgcctggaatcccagcaccagcccccctgcctctgcctttccggtttctctccctctccaaaCATCTGTAAGTTGCACTCAGGAGGGTTTAGGGGAGGGTCATGGGCAGACTGGACACCCAgtccccacctccatccccacctcTGTCTCACCTGA
- the UPK3B gene encoding uroplakin-3b isoform X1, whose protein sequence is MGLPRGQPLLGLHMLLMALNCLQPSLSLGEWGSWMDAASQTQGAGGPAGVIGPWAPTCLRLGEAAPGTPKPVSVAHLLSPVATELVPYTPQITAWDLEGKVTATTFSLEQPRCVFDGHASAGDTVWLVVAFSNASRSFQNPETLADIPASPQLLTDGHYMTLPLSLDRLPCDDPMVGSGGAPVLRVGHDHGCHQRPFCNAPLPGPGPYRVKFLLMDARGSPRAETKWSDPITLHQGKTPGSIDTWPGRRSGSMIVVTSILSSLSGLLLLAFLAASTARFSSLWWPEEAPEQLRIGSFMGKRYMTHHIPPSEAATLPVGCEPGQDPLPSLSP, encoded by the exons ATGGGGCTCCCCCGGGGGCAGCCTCTCCTAGGGCTGCACATGCTCCTCATGGCACTGAACTGTCTCCAGCCCAGCCTGAGCCTGGGTGAGTGGGGGTCCTGGATGGACGCGGCCAGCCAGACCCAAGGGGCTGGGGGCCCTGCTGGAGTGATTGGACCCTGGGCGCCCACCTGCCTCCGACTGGGAGAGGCAGCCCCAGGGACCCCCAAGCCCGTCTCCGTGGCTCACCTTTTGTCCCCCGTGGCCACAGAGCTGGTGCCCTACACGCCGCAGATAACAGCCTGGGACCTGGAAGGGAAGGTCACGGCCACCACCTTCTCCCTGGAGCAGCCGCGCTGTGTCTTCGACGGGCATGCCAGCGCCGGCGACACCGTCTGGCTCGTGGTGGCCTTCAGCAATG CCTCCAGGAGCTTCCAGAACCCAGAGACACTGGCTGACATCCCGGCCTCCCCACAGCTGCTGACCGATGGCCACTACATGACCCTGCCCCTGTCTCTGGACCGGCTGCCCTGTGACGACCCCATGGTGGGCAGCGGAGGTGCCCCCGTGCTGCGGGTGGGCCATGACCACGGTTGCCATCAGCGGCCCTTCTGCAACGCGCCCCTCCCTGGCCCTGGACCCTATCG CGTGAAGTTCCTCCTGATGGACGCCAGGGGCTCACCCAGGGCCGAGACCAAGTGGTCAGACCCCATCACTCTCCACCAAG GGAAGACCCCCGGATCCATCGACACCTGGCCAGGGCGGCGAAGTGGCAGCATGATCGTTGTTACCTCCATCCTCTCTTCTCTGAGCGGCCTCCTGCTCTTGGCCTTCTTGGCAGCCTCTACCGCACGCTT cTCCAGCCTGTGGTGGCCGGAGGAGGCCCCGGAGCAGCTGCGGATCGGCTCCTTCATGGGGAAGCGCTACATGACCCACCACATCCCGCCCAGCGAGGCTGCCACACTGCCAGTGGGCTGCGAGCCTGGCCAGgaccccctccccagcctcagcccctaG
- the UPK3B gene encoding uroplakin-3b isoform X2, with the protein MGLPRGQPLLGLHMLLMALNCLQPSLSLELVPYTPQITAWDLEGKVTATTFSLEQPRCVFDGHASAGDTVWLVVAFSNASRSFQNPETLADIPASPQLLTDGHYMTLPLSLDRLPCDDPMVGSGGAPVLRVGHDHGCHQRPFCNAPLPGPGPYRVKFLLMDARGSPRAETKWSDPITLHQGKTPGSIDTWPGRRSGSMIVVTSILSSLSGLLLLAFLAASTARFSSLWWPEEAPEQLRIGSFMGKRYMTHHIPPSEAATLPVGCEPGQDPLPSLSP; encoded by the exons ATGGGGCTCCCCCGGGGGCAGCCTCTCCTAGGGCTGCACATGCTCCTCATGGCACTGAACTGTCTCCAGCCCAGCCTGAGCCTGG AGCTGGTGCCCTACACGCCGCAGATAACAGCCTGGGACCTGGAAGGGAAGGTCACGGCCACCACCTTCTCCCTGGAGCAGCCGCGCTGTGTCTTCGACGGGCATGCCAGCGCCGGCGACACCGTCTGGCTCGTGGTGGCCTTCAGCAATG CCTCCAGGAGCTTCCAGAACCCAGAGACACTGGCTGACATCCCGGCCTCCCCACAGCTGCTGACCGATGGCCACTACATGACCCTGCCCCTGTCTCTGGACCGGCTGCCCTGTGACGACCCCATGGTGGGCAGCGGAGGTGCCCCCGTGCTGCGGGTGGGCCATGACCACGGTTGCCATCAGCGGCCCTTCTGCAACGCGCCCCTCCCTGGCCCTGGACCCTATCG CGTGAAGTTCCTCCTGATGGACGCCAGGGGCTCACCCAGGGCCGAGACCAAGTGGTCAGACCCCATCACTCTCCACCAAG GGAAGACCCCCGGATCCATCGACACCTGGCCAGGGCGGCGAAGTGGCAGCATGATCGTTGTTACCTCCATCCTCTCTTCTCTGAGCGGCCTCCTGCTCTTGGCCTTCTTGGCAGCCTCTACCGCACGCTT cTCCAGCCTGTGGTGGCCGGAGGAGGCCCCGGAGCAGCTGCGGATCGGCTCCTTCATGGGGAAGCGCTACATGACCCACCACATCCCGCCCAGCGAGGCTGCCACACTGCCAGTGGGCTGCGAGCCTGGCCAGgaccccctccccagcctcagcccctaG